The Flavobacterium sp. 140616W15 sequence CATTAGATAAGCTTGATAAAATAGGTGAAGATGGTGTGAAAAAAGAAATGATGGAGAAAGGAATTTCGGAAGAAGCCCTTGTAAAAGTGCAACCATTATTTAGTTTTACAGGAACTATTTCAGATAAAATTAATCAGCTTTCTGATTTATTAGCTTCTTCAGAAGAAGGGATGAAAGGAGTAGAGGAATTGCGATTTATATGTGACAATGTTTCTAGTTTAGGGTTGTCTACTGCAATCTTAGATTTGGATGTTACTCTTGCTCGTGGCCTCAACTATTACACAGGAGCAATTTTTGAAGTTGGTGCGCCAAAAACGGTTGCAATGGGATCTATTGGCGGTGGCGGAAGATACGATGATTTAACTGGTATTTTTGGATTGAAAAATATGAGTGGTGTTGGAATATCTTTTGGATTAGATCGTATTTATTTAGTGTTAGAGGAGTTGCAATTGTTTCCTGAAACTGTTACAGCAACTTCAAAAGCTTTGTTTATAAACTATGGTGATAAAGAAGCATTTTATGCGCTAAAAGCCATTCAGGAATTAAGAAAAGAAGATATTAAAGTTGAATTATATCCTGAGAATGTAAAGGTAGGAAAACAGTTTCAGCATGCGGATAAACGTGCAATTCCTTTTGCGGTTATTGTTGGTGATGTAGAAATGGAATCAAATTTGTATTCGCTTAAAAATTTGCTAACAGGCGAACAAGTTTCGGTTGATTTAGAGGGATTAAAGAAAGCATTATTGGTATAAGAGTTTAACCGCAAAGTGCGCTAAGATTTAATTTTACTCACGCATAGAAAACACAAAGTTCGCAAAGCTAGATCAATACAAAGCTTTGTGAACTTTGTGTTTTTATAAAACTATATTTTTAAAAACTTGATGGTCTTTGCGGTTATTTCACAAAGTTTTTGTTTTGATTAAAGAATGTAAAATCCACAAAGTTCTGGAGGTGATTGTGTTAGTGGATTGTTGGGATTTATTAGCTTAAATCTTTTCAAATTTGCGTGAAATAATTGGTGAGAAAGAAAAAAAAGCGTTTAATTTGCGGCTCTAGTTACGGGCGTAGTTCAAGGGTAGAATAGCGGTCTCCAAAACCGTTGATGGGGGTTCGAATCCCTCCGCCCGTGCAATTACTTTGACAGAGGCTTTCAGTTAGAAGGTGTAAAAAAAGCAAAAAAAAGCTTCGTCTATTAGGCGAAGCTTTTTTTATTATAGTAAAGTTGAATTAATAATTTATTATAAAAGCCGAAGGCTAACCTTTGATTCAATTTTAATAGATAATAATAACGATTTTGTTATTACCT is a genomic window containing:
- the hisS gene encoding histidine--tRNA ligase, translated to MASKPSIPKGTRDFSPTEVAKRQYIIQIIRSNFEKFGFQPIETPSFENSETLMGKYGEEGDRLIFKILNSGDYLSKANEAHLEAKDSTKLTSSISEKALRYDLTVPFARYVVQHQNEIEFPFKRYQIQPVWRADRPQKGRFREFFQCDADVVGSKSLWQEVELVQLYDTVFTSLGLSGVTIKINNRKILSGIAEVIGASDKLIDFTVALDKLDKIGEDGVKKEMMEKGISEEALVKVQPLFSFTGTISDKINQLSDLLASSEEGMKGVEELRFICDNVSSLGLSTAILDLDVTLARGLNYYTGAIFEVGAPKTVAMGSIGGGGRYDDLTGIFGLKNMSGVGISFGLDRIYLVLEELQLFPETVTATSKALFINYGDKEAFYALKAIQELRKEDIKVELYPENVKVGKQFQHADKRAIPFAVIVGDVEMESNLYSLKNLLTGEQVSVDLEGLKKALLV